The proteins below are encoded in one region of Bremerella sp. P1:
- a CDS encoding PIG-L family deacetylase, producing MTVDVEKEYPQIEILAVGAHPDDVEIACGGTLAKLADLGHSVGIIDLTDGEPTPRSPDPETRLAEAAEAAKVLGVQKRITLDLPNRKLFDSFEARVALAKEFRKYRPKVVIGFGDRTPMASPDHWQAMQITDAAVFYSRLTKWDDKFDHLPVHTIGRQLYYKIAFEPINKLDAPGSFVHDITDCLERKLESIRCYQTQFPEEKAYVFERVKGAAVYLGATAGYGAGELFYTTRAIGTPDMMQLLYPGDRVYTERYLRNTTSVE from the coding sequence TTGACTGTTGACGTAGAAAAAGAATATCCCCAGATCGAAATCCTGGCTGTGGGTGCCCATCCCGACGACGTCGAAATTGCCTGTGGCGGAACGCTTGCTAAGCTGGCCGATCTGGGGCATTCAGTGGGGATCATCGATCTGACCGATGGCGAACCCACGCCTCGTTCGCCTGACCCGGAAACACGCTTGGCCGAAGCTGCCGAAGCCGCCAAGGTGCTGGGTGTGCAGAAGCGAATCACGCTCGATCTACCCAATCGGAAGCTGTTCGACAGCTTTGAAGCACGCGTTGCCCTGGCGAAAGAGTTTCGCAAGTACCGTCCCAAGGTCGTGATCGGGTTTGGGGATCGTACGCCGATGGCTTCGCCAGATCATTGGCAGGCCATGCAGATCACCGATGCGGCGGTCTTCTATTCGCGGCTGACGAAGTGGGACGACAAGTTCGATCACTTGCCGGTGCATACGATTGGCCGGCAGTTGTACTATAAGATCGCTTTCGAGCCGATCAACAAGCTGGATGCTCCCGGCAGCTTTGTGCACGACATTACCGATTGCCTGGAGCGGAAGCTGGAAAGCATTCGCTGCTACCAGACACAGTTTCCCGAAGAGAAGGCGTACGTCTTTGAACGCGTGAAGGGGGCTGCGGTCTACCTGGGGGCCACGGCTGGTTACGGGGCCGGCGAGCTGTTCTATACGACGCGGGCCATCGGGACGCCAGACATGATGCAGCTGTTGTACCCTGGCGATCGGGTCTATACCGAGCGGTACTTACGCAACACAACCAGCGTCGAGTGA
- a CDS encoding RluA family pseudouridine synthase, with amino-acid sequence MRYTVDKTDAGQRLDQFVTRRIKKASRAQVREAIDEGQVTINDQAMKPSYKLRIGDVVEYPEINARQEEQTPENVDLDILYQDEHLAAINKPPGMVTHPAKGHWDGTLTAALIAKFSQLSDIGGASRPGIVHRLDRDTSGVLVIAKNNEAHEALTQQFADRITEKEYFAIVANCPDRDRDVINEPIGPHPRFRERMSIVRDDPEAKEAKTFYEVAERFDGFAAFKVFPKTGRTHQIRVHLAHIKHPVLCDRAYGNQARITLGEIARTDDEQIVLSRTALHAHRLKINHPVTGEPLEFKAPIPEDLHSTLVVLRKYRSV; translated from the coding sequence ATGCGATACACGGTCGACAAAACAGACGCCGGTCAGCGGCTCGATCAATTCGTAACCCGCCGCATTAAAAAGGCGAGCCGAGCCCAGGTACGCGAAGCGATCGACGAAGGCCAGGTCACCATCAACGATCAGGCCATGAAGCCATCGTACAAGCTGCGCATCGGCGATGTCGTCGAGTACCCCGAGATCAATGCCCGGCAGGAAGAACAAACGCCGGAGAATGTCGACCTGGACATTCTGTATCAGGACGAGCACCTGGCGGCTATCAACAAGCCCCCAGGCATGGTCACGCACCCGGCCAAGGGCCACTGGGACGGTACGTTGACCGCGGCACTGATCGCGAAGTTCAGCCAACTGAGCGACATCGGCGGGGCGTCACGCCCAGGCATCGTCCATCGGCTCGACCGCGATACGAGCGGCGTGCTGGTGATCGCCAAGAACAACGAAGCCCACGAGGCCCTCACGCAGCAGTTTGCCGACCGGATCACCGAGAAAGAATACTTCGCCATCGTCGCTAACTGCCCTGACCGCGACCGAGACGTGATCAACGAACCAATCGGGCCGCATCCTCGTTTTCGTGAGCGGATGTCAATCGTGCGGGACGATCCGGAAGCGAAAGAGGCGAAGACATTCTATGAAGTCGCCGAGCGATTTGACGGCTTCGCGGCGTTCAAAGTCTTCCCCAAGACCGGCCGCACCCACCAGATCCGTGTGCACCTGGCCCATATCAAGCATCCGGTGCTGTGCGATCGCGCGTATGGAAACCAAGCCCGCATCACGCTTGGGGAAATTGCACGAACGGATGACGAGCAGATAGTTCTTTCGCGAACCGCCCTGCATGCTCACCGCCTGAAGATTAATCATCCCGTGACCGGCGAACCGCTCGAATTCAAGGCGCCGATCCCTGAAGACCTTCACTCGACGCTGGTTGTGTTGCGTAAGTACCGCTCGGTATAG
- a CDS encoding tetratricopeptide repeat protein — MKSERRHEIQENSLAHFLEGILEQAKPHATMIGGVALAILLAFVGYVILNTDSGVVKNEEWSAVYSTLDQSFRVGEDDVKRQEVAQEFATLSTDFGTSRPALWAEYFYGQQNLTQASDLAFSDPQSAAADIERALKSFQKVYDSADLPVLKVKALWGMAEAYELQATKESLGKAKTNYEEILVIWPDTNTSMLAEERIKRLNNQGVDGFYAWYRDQDFAARAAEVERENRAPLEGGLPGMDMNLEAPGGGLFDTPGASKPGAGSDPLFTPSMDLKGADGEGPAPKPSSFTEKEKEAAEKPAEPMGEEDKPAATTEEAAKPMAESAEEAPAEEKPAEEEPAKEEAAEENAE; from the coding sequence ATGAAGTCGGAACGTCGGCACGAAATTCAAGAGAATTCCCTGGCTCACTTTCTCGAAGGTATTCTGGAACAAGCCAAACCCCACGCGACGATGATCGGCGGGGTCGCGTTAGCGATTTTGCTGGCGTTCGTTGGTTATGTCATCCTGAATACCGATAGCGGCGTCGTAAAGAACGAAGAGTGGAGTGCCGTTTATTCGACACTCGACCAGTCGTTCCGCGTCGGCGAAGACGATGTCAAACGCCAGGAAGTTGCTCAGGAATTCGCTACGCTCTCGACCGATTTCGGTACTTCGCGTCCTGCATTGTGGGCCGAGTACTTCTACGGTCAACAAAACCTGACACAAGCCAGCGACTTGGCGTTCAGTGATCCTCAATCGGCTGCTGCCGATATCGAGCGAGCTTTGAAGTCGTTCCAGAAGGTTTACGACTCGGCTGACCTGCCGGTTCTCAAGGTGAAAGCCCTATGGGGTATGGCCGAAGCTTACGAACTGCAAGCTACCAAGGAATCCCTGGGTAAGGCCAAAACCAACTACGAAGAAATCCTGGTTATCTGGCCAGACACCAACACCTCAATGCTGGCGGAAGAACGCATCAAGCGTCTCAACAATCAAGGGGTTGACGGTTTCTACGCCTGGTACCGCGATCAAGACTTTGCTGCTCGGGCCGCGGAAGTCGAACGCGAGAACCGGGCTCCGCTGGAAGGCGGACTGCCAGGCATGGACATGAACCTGGAAGCCCCAGGCGGCGGCCTGTTCGATACACCAGGCGCTTCTAAGCCAGGCGCAGGCAGCGATCCCCTCTTCACACCCAGCATGGACCTGAAGGGCGCTGACGGCGAAGGTCCTGCTCCGAAGCCATCTTCCTTCACCGAAAAGGAAAAGGAAGCTGCCGAAAAGCCTGCTGAGCCGATGGGCGAAGAAGACAAGCCCGCGGCGACGACTGAAGAAGCCGCTAAGCCAATGGCCGAATCCGCGGAAGAAGCTCCTGCGGAAGAAAAGCCTGCTGAAGAGGAACCAGCCAAGGAAGAAGCCGCGGAAGAGAACGCCGAATAA
- the mch gene encoding methenyltetrahydromethanopterin cyclohydrolase, producing MELNQRAHALVQPIIETPREIGAELVQLECGAKVLDLGVTAGRGGLEAGRQMAEICLAGLGEVSFSLGDAPGTRTFVNVCTDRPEMACIASQYAGWQIKTENFFGMGSGPMRVKAAKEPVIQELNLTDDYPVAIGILETSQLPGDEVCQKIAADCHVDPKNLVLLVARTASIAGHVQVVARSVETCLHKLHELKFDLSKIASGFGAAPLPPIAADDVVGIGRTNDAILYGGMVTLWVNEISGRLREFGEKLPSGTSSMYGQPFEKILRDAKFDFYQIDPLLFSPAEVCLVSLQDGKSTIFGQRNLEVLAKSFGQG from the coding sequence TTGGAATTAAACCAGCGGGCACATGCCCTGGTACAGCCGATTATTGAAACCCCACGAGAAATCGGAGCGGAACTGGTTCAGCTTGAATGCGGGGCCAAAGTCCTGGATTTGGGGGTGACTGCAGGTCGAGGGGGATTGGAAGCAGGCCGTCAGATGGCTGAGATCTGCCTGGCTGGGCTGGGGGAAGTGTCGTTCTCGTTGGGGGATGCCCCGGGCACGCGGACGTTTGTCAACGTATGCACCGATCGCCCCGAAATGGCCTGTATTGCTTCGCAGTACGCCGGCTGGCAGATCAAAACCGAGAATTTCTTCGGAATGGGATCGGGGCCGATGCGGGTAAAAGCCGCCAAAGAGCCCGTCATTCAAGAGCTGAACCTGACCGATGATTACCCCGTTGCGATCGGCATTCTGGAGACGTCTCAGCTTCCGGGAGATGAAGTTTGTCAGAAAATCGCCGCCGACTGCCATGTGGACCCGAAGAACCTAGTCCTGCTGGTGGCTCGAACAGCCAGCATCGCAGGCCACGTCCAAGTGGTTGCCCGGAGCGTGGAAACGTGTCTCCACAAGTTGCACGAGCTGAAGTTCGATCTCTCGAAGATCGCCAGTGGCTTCGGGGCTGCCCCGCTGCCGCCGATTGCCGCCGACGATGTGGTGGGTATCGGCCGTACGAACGATGCCATCTTATACGGTGGCATGGTGACGTTGTGGGTAAACGAAATCTCGGGGCGACTACGCGAGTTCGGCGAGAAATTGCCCAGCGGAACGTCTTCGATGTACGGGCAGCCGTTTGAAAAGATTCTGCGTGACGCCAAGTTCGACTTCTACCAAATCGACCCGCTGCTGTTCAGCCCGGCGGAAGTTTGCCTGGTGAGTCTGCAAGATGGCAAATCAACGATCTTTGGCCAGCGGAACCTGGAAGTGCTCGCCAAGTCGTTTGGGCAAGGTTAA
- a CDS encoding ATP-grasp domain-containing protein, giving the protein MDRIARLPRIGVLANEDSWYFQDLQRAATGKANVERLEFSALQSRIGGGESISADTMLSENFDAVIVRSMPPGSLEQVVFRMDALAGLERQGVLIINPPKSMELAIDKYLSLSKLSAAGYRVPETHVCQTWQDAMVAFEAMGPSVVVKPIFGGEGRGIMRVEDADLAHRVFKTLQQMGQIIYLQRFVPHPGYDLRVLVLGDTMWGMRRTSADSWRTNLSRGASATPESIPDEVAQVALQAVKTLDLDIAGLDFLPDGEGGWYLLEANAVPGWKGLSAACDVDVAAKLVDYVVAKIAAKRPSNPLPSGTIGPERS; this is encoded by the coding sequence ATGGATCGAATTGCACGACTACCACGCATCGGCGTGTTGGCCAACGAAGATAGCTGGTATTTCCAGGACCTGCAGCGAGCGGCGACGGGCAAAGCCAATGTCGAGCGTCTGGAATTCTCGGCTCTGCAGTCCCGTATTGGCGGTGGCGAGTCGATCTCGGCCGATACGATGTTGTCGGAAAACTTCGACGCGGTAATTGTTCGCTCGATGCCGCCGGGTTCGCTGGAACAGGTCGTGTTTCGGATGGACGCCTTGGCTGGGCTCGAGCGGCAAGGCGTGCTGATCATCAACCCGCCGAAGTCGATGGAATTGGCGATCGATAAGTACCTCTCTCTTTCCAAACTATCGGCCGCAGGCTATCGAGTCCCCGAGACGCATGTCTGTCAGACCTGGCAAGATGCGATGGTCGCTTTTGAAGCGATGGGACCCTCGGTGGTGGTGAAGCCGATCTTCGGCGGAGAAGGGCGGGGTATCATGCGGGTCGAGGATGCCGATCTTGCGCATCGCGTCTTTAAGACCCTGCAGCAGATGGGGCAGATTATTTACCTACAAAGGTTTGTTCCTCACCCTGGCTATGATCTTCGCGTGTTGGTGCTGGGCGATACTATGTGGGGCATGCGGCGGACCTCGGCCGACAGTTGGCGGACGAACCTCAGTCGAGGTGCCAGCGCCACCCCAGAGTCGATTCCCGATGAGGTCGCACAGGTGGCACTTCAGGCGGTAAAGACGCTCGATCTGGACATCGCTGGGCTTGACTTTTTGCCGGACGGCGAAGGGGGCTGGTATTTACTGGAAGCCAACGCTGTCCCAGGATGGAAAGGGCTTTCGGCGGCATGCGACGTGGATGTCGCGGCGAAGCTCGTGGATTACGTGGTGGCCAAAATTGCCGCAAAACGTCCCTCGAACCCTCTCCCGTCAGGGACCATTGGACCAGAGAGAAGCTAA
- a CDS encoding fatty acid CoA ligase family protein, which produces MADATMISTVFNVGLLLDEVATTRPDATAIAVAGKRDGQGNRQYDSITFAKLAEDSTIIAAGLSQMGVVPGTRLALMVRPGIDFVSLVFALFKVGAVSILIDPGMGKKNVLSCLDQVKPEGFVGIPIVHAVRKLCGRRYRDAKLNVTVGRTWFWGGATLEQLRQTDVGDFQPFAATADDKAAIIFTSGSTGPPKGVEFRHEGFRRQVQFIQERYDIQPGDIDVPGFPLFGLFNSAMGVTSVIPDMDFSRPATVDPRNILEAVADWEATQSFASPAVWNAVGQFCERENLWMPSLKRVLSAGAPVPPHVLRRMKKAAPNAEMYTPYGATEALPVASISASEVLGETIERSNEGGGTCVGSRFEGIDWQVIAISDEAIETVEQVNPLPRGEIGELIVRGPVITRRYATSDEATRLSKIYDGDAVWHRMGDVGYLDTQDRFWFCGRKSHRLETAEGSMFTIPVESIFNTHEKIFRSALVGMGEPGEQIPVVIVQPWPGMYPDTPQEIDQLMDQLREIGNKNALTERIEHFLLHPNFPVDVRHNSKIFREKLKVWAEERLESVLPH; this is translated from the coding sequence ATGGCGGATGCCACGATGATATCGACCGTTTTCAATGTGGGATTGCTACTGGATGAAGTGGCGACGACCAGGCCCGACGCAACCGCGATTGCCGTTGCTGGAAAGCGAGATGGCCAGGGAAATCGGCAGTACGATTCGATCACGTTCGCCAAGCTCGCAGAGGACAGCACGATCATCGCGGCGGGATTGTCGCAGATGGGAGTCGTCCCTGGCACGCGACTGGCACTGATGGTCCGCCCCGGAATCGATTTTGTTTCGCTCGTATTTGCACTGTTCAAGGTCGGGGCCGTCAGCATCTTGATCGACCCCGGCATGGGGAAGAAGAATGTCCTGTCCTGTCTCGATCAGGTCAAGCCAGAAGGGTTTGTGGGCATTCCGATTGTCCATGCCGTTCGCAAGCTGTGCGGACGGCGTTACCGCGACGCCAAGCTGAACGTGACGGTCGGTCGCACATGGTTCTGGGGAGGTGCGACGCTTGAGCAGCTTCGCCAAACCGATGTCGGGGACTTTCAGCCGTTCGCCGCGACTGCGGATGATAAAGCGGCCATCATCTTCACGTCCGGAAGTACGGGGCCTCCCAAGGGTGTTGAGTTCCGGCATGAAGGATTTCGCCGCCAAGTGCAGTTCATTCAAGAACGATATGACATTCAACCAGGCGACATCGATGTGCCAGGCTTTCCGCTGTTTGGTTTGTTCAACAGCGCGATGGGGGTGACCTCGGTCATCCCCGATATGGATTTCAGCCGCCCTGCGACGGTCGATCCGCGAAACATCCTGGAAGCGGTCGCCGATTGGGAAGCGACCCAGTCCTTCGCATCGCCAGCGGTATGGAATGCCGTCGGCCAGTTCTGCGAACGAGAGAACCTCTGGATGCCGTCTCTCAAACGCGTGCTTTCGGCTGGGGCTCCGGTTCCTCCGCATGTGCTGCGGCGTATGAAGAAGGCAGCTCCGAATGCTGAGATGTACACGCCGTACGGAGCAACTGAAGCACTACCTGTGGCTTCGATCTCGGCCAGCGAGGTATTGGGCGAAACGATCGAGCGTTCCAATGAAGGGGGCGGTACTTGCGTTGGGTCGCGTTTCGAGGGGATCGATTGGCAGGTGATCGCTATTTCAGACGAAGCCATCGAAACGGTCGAACAGGTCAATCCGCTTCCACGCGGGGAAATTGGCGAGCTGATTGTCCGCGGTCCTGTGATTACGCGGCGATACGCGACCAGTGACGAGGCGACGCGTCTTTCCAAGATCTACGATGGGGACGCCGTGTGGCATCGGATGGGAGACGTCGGCTATCTCGATACGCAGGACCGTTTCTGGTTTTGTGGCCGTAAGTCGCATCGCCTGGAAACGGCCGAAGGCTCGATGTTCACAATTCCGGTCGAATCGATCTTCAATACACACGAAAAAATCTTTCGTAGTGCGTTGGTTGGGATGGGTGAGCCTGGGGAGCAAATCCCTGTTGTCATCGTTCAGCCGTGGCCTGGGATGTACCCCGATACGCCGCAAGAGATTGACCAACTGATGGACCAACTACGGGAAATCGGCAATAAAAACGCATTGACCGAGCGAATAGAACATTTCCTGCTGCATCCCAATTTTCCGGTAGATGTACGGCACAATTCGAAGATTTTCCGCGAAAAATTGAAGGTTTGGGCTGAGGAGCGGCTCGAATCGGTCCTGCCGCATTAA
- a CDS encoding NAD-dependent epimerase/dehydratase family protein produces the protein MLVTGGGGFLGRYIVEQLLMHGETVRVLSRQRYPELEALRVECIQGDLRDRAAVEGAVKGCEVVYHVAALAGIWGRWEDYYGINVEGTQNIIDACLAWNVERLVYCSSPSVTFNGTDQKGVDESAPYPEKWLAHYPHSKAIAEQAVLQANRPGALVTCALRPHLIWGPRDGHLIPRLIQRAKSGKLRIVGDGKNLVDMVFVENAASAHIQAAGALANTPEKVGGKAYFITQGAPVRLWDWINEILAMEGIPPIRKRVSANVAYYAGAAMETTYKMIGRMHEEPRMTRFLARQLATHHYFDISAARHDLGYSPKVSTEEGMKRLCDDLASRR, from the coding sequence GTGCTGGTTACCGGCGGAGGCGGATTCCTCGGCCGATATATCGTCGAGCAGCTACTCATGCACGGGGAAACCGTGCGAGTCCTCTCGCGGCAGCGATACCCGGAACTCGAAGCACTCCGCGTCGAGTGCATTCAGGGGGATCTTCGCGATCGGGCTGCTGTCGAAGGGGCCGTGAAGGGTTGCGAAGTCGTCTACCATGTGGCCGCGTTGGCCGGCATCTGGGGACGCTGGGAAGACTACTACGGCATCAATGTCGAAGGCACCCAGAACATTATCGATGCCTGCCTGGCTTGGAATGTTGAGCGTCTGGTCTACTGCAGCAGTCCCAGCGTGACCTTCAATGGAACCGACCAGAAGGGGGTAGATGAATCGGCCCCATATCCCGAAAAATGGCTGGCCCACTATCCCCATTCCAAGGCGATCGCGGAACAGGCAGTGCTTCAAGCGAATCGGCCTGGAGCCCTGGTGACCTGTGCTTTGCGTCCTCATCTCATCTGGGGACCACGCGATGGTCACTTGATTCCGCGGCTTATTCAGCGGGCAAAATCGGGAAAGTTGCGGATCGTTGGGGACGGAAAGAACCTGGTCGACATGGTTTTTGTCGAAAACGCCGCATCTGCCCATATCCAAGCTGCGGGGGCGCTCGCGAACACGCCCGAGAAGGTCGGCGGTAAGGCCTATTTCATTACTCAAGGGGCTCCGGTTCGTCTGTGGGACTGGATAAACGAGATTCTGGCGATGGAAGGCATTCCCCCGATTCGGAAACGTGTTTCGGCAAACGTTGCCTATTATGCCGGTGCAGCCATGGAAACGACCTATAAAATGATCGGTCGAATGCACGAAGAACCACGCATGACTCGGTTCCTTGCCAGGCAACTTGCCACCCATCATTATTTCGATATCTCCGCTGCTCGACACGACTTGGGCTACTCGCCGAAAGTCTCTACCGAAGAGGGGATGAAGCGTCTGTGCGACGATTTGGCTTCCCGCAGGTGA
- a CDS encoding beta-ketoacyl-[acyl-carrier-protein] synthase family protein, which translates to MIATAEQLPDSQRIVITGIGLTAPNGNSYAEYRAALLEGKSGVQNYEIRYVGETLAGICDYEATRYQKKREIRRGTRAGSIGIYCAGEAIADSGVDWENTDKSMVGVYIGVTEHGNVETENEVYNIKGYDYDTSFWSHHHNPRTVANNPAGEICLTMGIVGPHYTIGAACAAGNAGLIQGAQMLRLGECDLALAGGVSESIQTFGIFAGFKSQGALAHHEDPTKASRPFDTQRNGIVVSEGGCIYTLERLSDAKKRGAKIYGELAGYAMNTDATDFVLPNPERQVQCINLALKRAGMNVTDIDIVSTHATGTTLGDQQECTAIRDVFGKSETTFVNNTKSFIGHAMGAAGALELAGNLPAFEDGVCHATINVDELDPECAIDGLVLNQPRELGKAQVILNNSFGMLGINSVVIIKKL; encoded by the coding sequence ATGATTGCCACCGCCGAACAACTTCCCGATTCGCAGCGCATTGTCATTACGGGCATCGGTCTGACCGCGCCTAATGGCAATTCGTATGCCGAGTACCGAGCTGCCCTGCTCGAGGGAAAGAGCGGTGTGCAGAATTACGAGATCCGCTACGTCGGCGAGACCCTGGCTGGTATCTGCGACTACGAAGCAACCCGTTACCAGAAGAAACGGGAGATCCGCCGCGGAACGCGTGCCGGCAGCATCGGGATTTACTGTGCCGGCGAAGCGATTGCCGATAGTGGTGTCGACTGGGAAAACACCGACAAAAGCATGGTCGGCGTCTACATCGGCGTCACCGAGCACGGCAACGTCGAAACAGAAAACGAAGTCTACAACATCAAAGGCTACGACTACGACACCTCGTTCTGGTCGCACCACCACAACCCCCGCACGGTTGCCAATAACCCAGCTGGCGAAATTTGCCTGACGATGGGTATTGTCGGCCCGCACTACACGATTGGTGCTGCTTGTGCCGCGGGGAATGCGGGGCTGATCCAGGGTGCCCAGATGCTGCGTCTGGGGGAATGCGACTTGGCATTGGCCGGTGGCGTGTCGGAAAGTATCCAAACATTTGGGATCTTCGCAGGTTTCAAGAGCCAAGGAGCCTTGGCCCATCACGAAGACCCTACCAAGGCCTCGCGCCCTTTTGACACCCAGCGAAACGGCATCGTCGTTTCCGAAGGTGGCTGTATTTATACGCTTGAGCGGTTATCGGATGCGAAAAAACGCGGTGCGAAGATCTACGGCGAACTCGCCGGGTACGCGATGAACACCGACGCGACCGACTTCGTGCTGCCCAACCCCGAGCGACAAGTACAGTGCATTAACCTGGCTTTAAAGCGAGCTGGGATGAATGTCACGGACATTGATATCGTCAGTACGCATGCCACCGGCACGACGCTCGGCGATCAACAGGAATGCACGGCGATTCGCGATGTCTTCGGAAAAAGCGAAACAACGTTCGTCAACAATACAAAAAGTTTTATCGGGCACGCGATGGGAGCGGCTGGGGCTTTGGAACTAGCCGGCAACTTGCCTGCGTTTGAAGATGGCGTTTGTCACGCCACGATCAACGTCGACGAGTTGGATCCTGAATGTGCCATCGACGGTTTGGTTTTAAATCAGCCGCGCGAACTCGGAAAAGCTCAGGTCATTCTGAATAACTCGTTCGGAATGCTGGGCATTAACTCAGTAGTAATCATCAAGAAGCTGTAA
- a CDS encoding acyl carrier protein, with product MTPAEIREEILDILRDIAPDDDITDIDDDKPFRDQLELDSMDFLDIVMELRKRHRVQIPEEEYPELASMSSTVAYLEPKMKDL from the coding sequence ATGACGCCAGCGGAAATCCGTGAAGAAATTTTGGACATTTTGCGGGACATCGCTCCGGATGACGACATCACGGATATCGACGACGATAAGCCCTTTCGCGACCAGCTAGAACTCGACAGCATGGACTTCCTGGACATCGTCATGGAACTCCGTAAGCGTCACCGAGTTCAAATTCCGGAAGAAGAATACCCGGAACTGGCATCGATGAGCAGCACGGTTGCTTACCTCGAACCAAAGATGAAAGATCTGTAA
- a CDS encoding phytoene desaturase family protein: MYDTIIIGAGMSGLAAGIRLAYFGQNVCILERHNTIGGLNSFYRMAGRDFDVGLHAVTNFTKKGEKKGPLGRLLRQLRFKWDEFALCPQLGSKVMFPGVELKFDNDIELLRSEIAQRFPKQADNFDRLRGQIMDYDDITPNNYAGSARTRLSEIITDPLLVEMLLCPLMWYGNAREQDMDWGQFCIMFRSIYMEGFARPLKGVRLLLKNLVKKFRELGGELKLRTGVSSLKIEEGQCVGVTLDDGTELMGRKVVSSAGWWETMRMCEEGIKPPVGQPGRLSFVETISVIKKQPVEVGYDSTIVFFNDSNKFHWVKPEDELCDVRTGVICSPNNFDYQDGANLDEGYLRVTALANYDRWVNLPEQQYRFEKNRWYDLISDSVVRFIPEFRRHVVAVDMFTPKTIHRYTWHKNGAVYGAPEKHLDGTTHLDNLYICGTDQGYVGIIGSIMSGVSVANRYCLQDAG; this comes from the coding sequence ATGTACGACACGATCATTATCGGCGCAGGCATGTCCGGGCTGGCGGCCGGGATTCGCTTGGCCTACTTCGGTCAGAATGTCTGCATTCTCGAGCGTCACAACACGATTGGTGGGCTGAATTCCTTCTATCGCATGGCCGGCCGTGATTTCGATGTCGGCCTGCACGCGGTGACCAACTTCACCAAGAAGGGTGAAAAGAAGGGACCGCTCGGTCGGCTTCTGCGGCAGTTGCGATTCAAATGGGATGAGTTCGCCTTATGCCCCCAGTTGGGCTCGAAGGTGATGTTTCCGGGCGTTGAGTTGAAGTTCGATAACGACATTGAACTTCTACGCAGCGAGATCGCCCAGCGATTTCCGAAGCAGGCCGATAATTTCGATCGCCTGCGTGGGCAGATCATGGACTACGACGACATCACGCCGAACAACTACGCAGGCTCGGCTCGCACTCGCTTGTCCGAGATCATCACCGATCCATTGTTGGTCGAGATGCTTCTGTGCCCACTGATGTGGTACGGCAATGCCCGTGAGCAGGACATGGACTGGGGCCAGTTCTGCATCATGTTCCGCAGCATCTATATGGAAGGCTTCGCCCGTCCGCTCAAAGGGGTGCGGCTGCTGCTGAAGAACCTGGTCAAGAAATTCCGCGAGCTGGGTGGCGAACTCAAATTACGGACAGGCGTTTCTTCGCTGAAGATCGAAGAAGGGCAGTGCGTTGGGGTGACACTCGACGACGGTACCGAATTGATGGGCCGCAAAGTTGTTTCATCCGCCGGTTGGTGGGAAACGATGCGGATGTGCGAGGAAGGCATCAAGCCTCCTGTCGGTCAGCCAGGCCGATTGAGCTTCGTCGAAACGATCTCGGTCATCAAGAAGCAACCGGTTGAGGTCGGATACGACTCTACGATTGTCTTCTTCAACGACTCGAACAAGTTTCATTGGGTCAAGCCGGAAGACGAACTGTGCGATGTCCGTACCGGCGTTATTTGCTCGCCGAACAATTTTGACTATCAGGACGGAGCGAACCTGGACGAAGGCTACCTCCGTGTTACGGCCCTGGCGAACTACGACCGCTGGGTGAATCTGCCAGAACAGCAGTACCGCTTCGAGAAGAATCGCTGGTACGACCTGATCAGCGACAGCGTCGTGCGGTTCATTCCCGAATTTCGCCGGCATGTGGTTGCGGTCGATATGTTCACGCCCAAGACCATTCATCGATACACTTGGCACAAGAATGGTGCCGTGTATGGCGCCCCTGAGAAGCACCTCGACGGCACCACGCACCTCGATAACCTGTACATTTGCGGAACCGATCAAGGCTACGTCGGGATCATTGGTTCCATCATGAGTGGCGTATCGGTCGCCAACCGTTACTGCCTGCAAGACGCTGGCTAA